A section of the Anabaena cylindrica PCC 7122 genome encodes:
- a CDS encoding tetratricopeptide repeat protein, with product MDSLSINSLLEDLKNSDANVRKQATRQIWRFWFQQKGVYGLEKIDHSQRLIDAGQLASAEELLTRLIQAQPDFAEAWNRRAFLYYSMGHYPKSLVDCQMVIQLNPVHFGAIHGMGLCYAAQGKYSEAIQAFQKALKIQPYSLVNQKLILECTLKLS from the coding sequence ATGGATTCTTTATCTATCAATTCTCTACTTGAAGACTTAAAAAATTCTGATGCTAACGTCCGCAAGCAAGCAACCCGCCAAATTTGGCGGTTTTGGTTTCAGCAAAAGGGAGTGTATGGACTAGAAAAAATTGACCATAGCCAAAGGCTTATTGATGCAGGGCAACTCGCAAGTGCTGAGGAATTACTAACTAGACTCATTCAAGCACAACCGGATTTTGCTGAAGCTTGGAATAGACGAGCTTTTTTATATTACAGTATGGGTCATTATCCGAAATCTCTAGTGGACTGTCAGATGGTTATTCAACTAAATCCAGTACATTTTGGCGCAATTCATGGCATGGGTTTATGTTATGCAGCACAGGGAAAGTATAGTGAAGCTATCCAAGCTTTTCAAAAAGCATTGAAAATTCAGCCTTATTCGTTAGTTAATCAAAAATTGATTCTCGAATGTACACTCAAACTCAGTTAA
- a CDS encoding c-type cytochrome, with protein MDNQLTKPETLIQWIALSALAVLIAIPFTLLGVHIAQGSDPYIKNVVSLTGNPVQGKAIFQINCSGCHGLAADGLVGPSLQAVSKRKSRYGLIHQVISGDTPPMPKFQPSVQEMADLLSYLENL; from the coding sequence TTGGATAACCAGCTTACCAAACCTGAAACGTTAATTCAATGGATCGCTTTATCGGCTTTAGCCGTACTCATAGCAATCCCTTTCACCCTTCTTGGTGTTCACATAGCTCAAGGCTCCGATCCCTACATCAAGAATGTTGTCTCACTAACAGGAAACCCAGTACAGGGAAAGGCCATCTTTCAAATTAACTGTTCTGGGTGTCACGGTTTAGCAGCAGATGGACTAGTAGGACCCAGCTTACAAGCCGTCTCCAAGCGTAAATCTCGATATGGGTTGATTCACCAAGTGATTAGTGGTGACACACCTCCCATGCCAAAATTTCAGCCTAGTGTCCAAGAAATGGCAGACCTTTTGAGTTACTTGGAAAATCTTTGA
- the petG gene encoding cytochrome b6-f complex subunit V, which translates to MVEPLLSGIVLGLIFVTLSGLFYAAYKQYKRPNELGG; encoded by the coding sequence GTGGTTGAACCCCTGCTATCAGGTATTGTACTCGGTCTGATTTTCGTTACCCTCAGCGGACTATTTTACGCTGCCTATAAGCAATATAAGCGCCCCAACGAGCTAGGAGGGTGA
- the rsmD gene encoding 16S rRNA (guanine(966)-N(2))-methyltransferase RsmD yields MSLRIYGNRLLKTLPGQETRPTSARVREAVFNIWQGKIDGCCWLDLCAGSGSMGAEALCRGASLVIGIEQSSRACTIIQQNWQQVAHNEQKFQILRGNILQQLKKLSGQKFDRIYFDPPYASGLYEPVLRAIADYQLLEPYGEIAVEHKPKNFTPPEILNWEICHHKVYGNTALTFYSTVALEQVE; encoded by the coding sequence ATGAGTCTGAGAATTTACGGGAATCGGCTGCTAAAAACTTTGCCAGGGCAAGAAACCAGACCTACCAGTGCGCGAGTAAGGGAGGCAGTTTTTAATATTTGGCAAGGAAAAATTGATGGTTGTTGCTGGTTGGATTTGTGCGCCGGTAGTGGTTCAATGGGCGCAGAAGCTTTATGTAGAGGAGCCAGCTTAGTAATAGGAATTGAGCAATCTAGTCGAGCTTGTACGATTATTCAACAAAATTGGCAGCAAGTAGCTCATAACGAGCAAAAATTTCAAATATTGCGAGGAAATATCCTCCAGCAGTTAAAAAAATTATCAGGTCAAAAATTTGACAGAATATATTTTGATCCACCTTATGCCAGTGGTTTATATGAACCTGTGTTAAGAGCGATCGCAGATTATCAGCTTTTAGAGCCTTACGGAGAAATAGCAGTAGAACATAAACCCAAAAATTTTACACCCCCAGAAATCTTGAATTGGGAAATCTGCCACCACAAAGTTTATGGAAACACAGCATTAACTTTCTACAGCACCGTGGCATTAGAGCAGGTCGAGTAG
- the hisH gene encoding imidazole glycerol phosphate synthase subunit HisH translates to MPVIAVVDYDMGNLHSVCKGLEKAGATPKVTYSAKELEQADAIVLPGVGAFDPAVQHLRSRGLEQPIKDVIASGKPFLGICLGLQILFESSEEGTQPGLGIVRGKVRRFRSEAGITIPHMGWNQLQLTQSKSILWEHLPSQPWVYFVHSYYVDPTEPQVRAATVTHGSQTITAAIAHENLMAVQFHPEKSSNIGLQVLSNFVAQVREKIPA, encoded by the coding sequence ATGCCAGTGATTGCAGTCGTAGATTACGATATGGGAAATTTGCACTCAGTTTGCAAAGGTTTAGAAAAAGCTGGGGCAACTCCTAAAGTAACTTATTCTGCCAAGGAGTTAGAACAAGCAGATGCAATAGTTTTGCCAGGAGTGGGAGCATTTGATCCTGCGGTGCAACACCTGCGCTCTCGTGGTTTAGAACAACCTATTAAAGATGTAATCGCATCTGGTAAACCTTTCTTAGGTATTTGTCTAGGACTGCAAATTCTGTTTGAATCCAGTGAGGAAGGTACTCAACCCGGACTAGGAATTGTGCGCGGAAAAGTCCGCCGATTTCGCTCAGAAGCAGGTATTACTATTCCCCATATGGGTTGGAATCAGCTGCAACTTACTCAGTCTAAAAGTATTTTGTGGGAGCATTTACCTTCCCAACCTTGGGTTTATTTTGTCCACTCCTACTATGTTGACCCAACTGAACCACAAGTTAGAGCAGCAACAGTTACTCATGGTAGTCAAACTATCACAGCTGCGATCGCTCATGAAAACCTCATGGCAGTCCAATTCCACCCCGAAAAATCCTCTAATATAGGATTGCAAGTTTTGTCTAATTTTGTGGCTCAAGTCCGCGAAAAAATTCCTGCTTAA
- a CDS encoding adenosine deaminase: protein MQKKILLTSFDTWLSEQQSNSSDDLLLELAKMACVSHDLNFLRRLPVNVQLASSRVIAKINELKPDYVICCGMAASRKQLSIEVLARILSLQSTDISSLDCAESFWQTTLQTTVNVEQLVDGTEVEISYDCGKFVCESLYYSVLDYVSQSQIPIPCIFVHVPILNQENLHSMIANFVLILNKLALV, encoded by the coding sequence ATGCAGAAAAAAATACTATTAACTTCTTTTGACACTTGGTTGAGTGAACAACAGTCTAATTCTTCTGATGATTTGTTACTCGAACTAGCCAAAATGGCTTGTGTCTCCCATGATTTAAATTTTTTGCGACGACTACCTGTAAATGTTCAGCTTGCCAGTTCTCGCGTCATTGCCAAAATCAATGAACTCAAACCTGATTACGTTATCTGTTGTGGCATGGCAGCAAGTCGTAAACAATTAAGTATCGAAGTCTTGGCTCGTATCTTATCTTTACAGTCTACGGATATCTCATCTCTAGATTGTGCAGAAAGTTTTTGGCAAACAACTTTGCAAACTACTGTTAATGTTGAACAATTAGTGGACGGAACAGAAGTTGAGATTAGTTACGACTGTGGTAAGTTCGTCTGTGAATCACTTTATTATTCAGTCTTGGACTATGTGAGTCAATCTCAAATCCCGATTCCTTGCATCTTTGTTCATGTGCCGATTTTGAATCAAGAAAATTTGCACAGCATGATTGCTAACTTTGTTTTAATTCTTAACAAACTGGCACTTGTATAA
- a CDS encoding DUF3370 domain-containing protein has product MLPLLFGLTLAQATPATPPPEEVVQPQEVRPLPGQLDNVPVFNSNSPELVLKEGILLSTFPVNGKKVPTAHLNFPFRGRFDIFAHHVAKAEPPENLRSLYLGIMLHNPGSQEVKVSILQGASYLSQPDAPFIQLNSFIPNNSGTVFAGPGSRVMSDVLRGRRQAIFPAQIVIPPGKSQMLLNLPIPVAELTPPINGRSTFMRLWSNGTVYAASLAMFAPTNADGSERAPNLAEWQNILDNGELSTPRDKTPTPLEETGKPRIYGRVAGVASGSQWRSLLVDNPTTKYLTIPQAGQAFSYALSTLHGGTFGTGQIQSAPMSVRYPDTAYRAHGNYGIQYSLRLPLLNNTQTQQKVSISLQTPLKEDQLTKSGLRFFTTPARQVFFRGTVRVRYQDEQGKRKTEFVHLVQTRGQAGEPLVSLNMKAGDSSLVEVDFLYPPDASPPQVLTVSTQK; this is encoded by the coding sequence ATGTTGCCACTATTATTCGGTTTGACCCTTGCTCAAGCAACTCCTGCTACACCACCACCGGAAGAAGTGGTACAACCACAAGAAGTTCGTCCTTTACCAGGACAGTTAGATAATGTGCCAGTATTTAATAGCAATAGTCCAGAATTGGTATTAAAAGAAGGAATTTTACTTTCTACCTTTCCAGTAAATGGGAAAAAAGTACCAACGGCACATTTAAATTTTCCATTTCGAGGACGGTTTGATATTTTTGCTCATCATGTTGCTAAAGCAGAACCACCAGAAAATTTACGTTCTCTTTACCTGGGAATAATGTTGCATAACCCTGGTTCTCAAGAGGTGAAAGTCAGTATATTGCAGGGAGCAAGTTATTTAAGTCAACCAGATGCACCTTTTATTCAGTTAAATTCTTTTATTCCCAATAATTCGGGTACAGTTTTTGCAGGGCCAGGTAGTCGGGTGATGTCTGATGTGTTGAGAGGAAGGAGACAAGCAATTTTTCCGGCTCAAATTGTTATTCCTCCTGGGAAAAGTCAGATGTTATTAAATCTACCAATTCCCGTAGCAGAATTGACACCACCAATCAATGGTCGATCTACATTTATGCGTTTGTGGAGTAATGGTACTGTTTACGCAGCTAGTTTAGCTATGTTTGCACCTACAAATGCTGATGGTAGCGAACGTGCACCAAATTTGGCAGAGTGGCAAAATATATTAGATAATGGTGAATTATCTACACCTAGAGATAAAACCCCAACTCCATTGGAAGAAACTGGTAAGCCGAGGATATATGGTAGGGTAGCAGGTGTAGCGAGTGGTTCTCAATGGCGATCGCTCTTAGTAGATAATCCTACAACTAAATATTTAACAATTCCCCAAGCTGGTCAAGCTTTTTCCTATGCTTTAAGTACATTGCATGGTGGTACTTTTGGTACTGGACAAATTCAAAGCGCACCGATGTCAGTTCGTTATCCTGATACAGCCTATCGCGCTCATGGTAACTATGGGATTCAATATAGTCTCAGGTTGCCTCTACTCAACAATACGCAAACTCAACAAAAAGTAAGTATATCTCTGCAAACTCCACTCAAAGAAGATCAGTTAACTAAATCAGGACTACGCTTTTTTACAACACCAGCGCGTCAAGTTTTCTTCCGGGGAACAGTGCGGGTACGTTATCAAGATGAGCAAGGTAAGCGAAAAACTGAGTTTGTACATTTAGTGCAAACAAGAGGACAAGCAGGAGAACCGTTGGTTTCATTAAATATGAAAGCAGGTGATTCTTCTTTGGTGGAAGTAGATTTTCTTTACCCACCTGATGCTTCACCACCACAGGTTTTAACCGTATCAACTCAGAAATAA
- the hemJ gene encoding protoporphyrinogen oxidase HemJ, translating into MAYSWFKAFHIIGFVVWFAGLFYLVRLFIYHVEANQEPEPAKTILKNQYQIMEKRLYHIITVPGMIVTVAMAIGILSTNPDLLKETWLHLKLGFVGILLIYHHYCGRLMKQLAADECKWSGQHLRALNEAPTLLLVVIVMLAIFKNNLPTDITAWLIFGLVIFMAVSIQMYAKIRRRNKEKMIAEMNQVNQVPQTQS; encoded by the coding sequence ATGGCTTATTCCTGGTTTAAAGCATTTCACATTATAGGCTTTGTAGTTTGGTTTGCTGGCTTATTTTACCTAGTGCGTCTTTTCATCTACCACGTTGAAGCGAACCAAGAACCAGAACCCGCAAAGACGATACTGAAAAACCAGTATCAAATTATGGAAAAGCGTCTCTACCATATCATCACCGTCCCAGGAATGATAGTAACGGTAGCAATGGCTATTGGTATCCTCTCCACCAACCCAGATTTATTAAAAGAAACTTGGTTACATTTAAAATTAGGGTTTGTGGGTATTTTACTTATCTATCATCACTACTGCGGTAGGTTAATGAAACAATTAGCCGCAGATGAATGTAAGTGGAGTGGACAACATTTGCGGGCTTTAAATGAAGCACCGACACTATTACTAGTTGTGATTGTCATGTTGGCTATATTCAAGAATAACCTACCTACAGATATCACTGCTTGGCTGATTTTTGGTTTAGTTATTTTCATGGCTGTGAGTATTCAGATGTATGCCAAAATCCGCAGACGCAATAAAGAAAAGATGATTGCAGAAATGAATCAAGTCAATCAAGTTCCCCAAACGCAAAGTTAG